CCAGCCGACCAGTTCCACCGCCACGCGATGGCTTGCCCCGGCCCGCACCACCAGTCCGCCCTCCCCGATCCCGATCCGGCTCAGGAAGCCATTGCTTTGCGGCGTGGATGTGATGGCATGATCGGCAAGCGCCGCGGGGTCAGCGGGGGTGGAGATGACGATAACCTCGCAGCGCGGCAGAGCGCGCCGCAGGGCGATGGCTGCCGCAAGGCCGGTCGGGCCATCACCAGCGACGGCCACTGTGCGCAAGGGGGCGCGCGCGTTACGCTGCATCGGCCAGCCGCTGCGCCTCTGCCTGCAGGAAGGCCCGGTGCCCGGGCATCGCCTGCACCAGCGCGCCGATTTCCTGCTGAAGCCCGTCCAGCGCCCGCACGAGTCCATCGGGTTCGGGCAAGGCGGCGCGTGTATCCCAGCCTTCGGGCACAATGTTCTGCCCCAGATAGACAGCGATCCAGCTCGGTTCGAAAAACAGCCCTTCGCCGTATTTCTCGATCCGGCCGGTGCGCTTCCACATCTCCATTTTGCCCGACAGACTGTCGGGTACGGTCATGGTCCGGACGTGGTCCCAGAAGGGCGAATCGCTGCGCGTCGTGGCGTGATAATGCAGGATCAGGAAATCGCGGATCCGGTCATACTCCTTGTCCACCATCCGGTTGAACTCGGCCCGGTCGGCGGGATTGATGCCGCCGACCGGGAACAGCTCGATCAGGCGCATGATTGCCATGTGCGAGAGGTAGATGCTGGTTGATTCCAACGGTTCGAGGAACCCGCTGGCAAGCCCGATGGCCACCACATTGCGCACCCATGATTGCCGCCGCCGCCCGGCCCGGAAACGCAGCAGCCGCGGATCGGCAAGCGCCGGGCCTTGCACAGTCCGTCGCAGGCTCTCTGCCGCCGTCTCGTCATCGAGAAACGCGCTCGAATAGACATAACCATTGCCGACCCGGTGCTGCAGCGGGATGCGCCACGCCCATCCCGCCTCCAGCGCGGTGGCGCGGGTGAACGGCTCGATCTCGCCCGGCGGCGAAGCGGTCGGCATGGCAATGGCGCGGTCACACGGCAGCCAGTGGGACCAATCCTCCCACGCCTCTTCCAGCGTTTCGCCCAGCAGCAGGCTGCGAAAGCCCGAGCAATCGATGAACAGATCGGCCGCGAAGCTTTCGCCGCTTTCGAGGGTGACGCTGGCGATGTCGCCCGTTTCCGGGTCCTGACGGACCTCCACGACCCGCCCCTCCGTCCTCTGCGCACCGTGTGCCTGTGCGAAGTCCCGCATGAACGGACCGAACAGGCTCGCGTCGAACTGGTAGGCATAGCCATAGCTCGAGGCCAGCGAGAGATCGTCGTCCCGCGGGATCTGGAACCGGCCCGCCCGCGCGGCCTGCACGGCGAGCGAGAAGCGGCCGATATCCGGCGGCGAGCCGGTCTTCCGCGATTCCAGCCAGAAGTGATGGAAAGGCACCTGCGCCAGCTCGCGCCCGAAGGTGCCGAACGGGTGGATGTAGCTGTCCCCGATGCGGCCGAAGTCCCGGAAATCGATGCCAAGTTTGAACGTCGCATGGGTGGCGCGCATGAATGCGGCCTCGTCTATCCCGAGCTGCTGCACGAACTGCCGGACATGGGGAAGGGTCGCCTCGCCCACTCCGACGATGCCGATATCCGCAGATTCGATCACGCGAACATCTGCTATTCCGGGGAGCAGCCGAGCGATGGCCGCGGCGGCGGACCAGCCCGCCGTTCCTCCGCCAATAATGACGATTTTCATCGGCTTACGGCCCGCCACGATCGCTCCCACCCTCCACGATTTTCCACCGCGCTTGGCATCGGGTTATCAGGCCCGAATAAGAAAACCAAATTTTTTTATCTTGTCATCGCTGCCGCTTTATGATTTTTTGAAGGGAATGGCCCTGTGAACCAGCAGGGCCACGGGAAACTGCCGATACAGGCAGGGCATGAGGGGAGAAGATCGATGGCCGAACGGCGATCAAGTGATTCGAGCACCACGTTGGGGAAGCTGGCTTGCGGTGTCTCGCTCGCTGTTCTGGCCTTCGGGTCGCAGGCAGTGCTGGCGCAGGACGCATCCGATGGCACCGGCGAGGACGATCAGAACGCGTCCGTTGAGGCATCCTCCGAAGACGTGATCATCGTGACCGGCCTGCGGGCGAGCCTTCAGCGCGCTCAGGCTATCAAGCAGAACGCGGACACCGTTGTCGATGCGCTGACCGCCGAAGATCTGGGCGCACTTCCGGACCGCTCGGTCAACGAGGCGTTGCAGCGCGTCCCCGGCGTGGCGATCACGCGCTTCGCATCGGCCGAGGATTCACAGCATTTTTCGGTCGAAGGTTCCGGCGTCACGATCCGCGGCCTCAATTTCGTCAAGGGCCTGTTCAACGGGCGCGACACCTTCTCCGTGAGCGGTGGCCGCGAAATCAGCTACAACGACATCGCGCCCGAACTGGTCGGTTCGATCGAGGTTTTCAAGAACCTCACGGCCGACATGATCGAAGGCGGGATATCGGGGACGACCAGCATCAACACCCGCCGCCCGTTCGATTCGAGCAAGCAGCTCATCTTCCTCTCGGGTGAGTTGAATTACGGCGATCTGGTCGAGCGCACGGCGCCCAACGTGACCGGCCTTTACAGCAACCAGTGGGACCTGCCGAGCGGTGCGCGGGTCGGCTTCCTCGCTTCCGTGACCTACTCGAAGCTTTATTCCCGCGCGGACTCGGCGTTCATCGCCTCGCCGTTCGAACGCTTCAACGGTACGCGCACCTTCAACGTGGGCTCGCCCTTCCAGTCGACCGTGACGGATACCTTCAATTGCGGCGGCGGGCTAACCTCGTGTTATGCCCCGACCGGCGGCGGGGTGCGTACGCAGGACTTCGATCGCGAAAGGATCGGGATTGCTGCCGCACTGCAATTCGCTTCTGCGGACGACCGTCTGCAAGCAACCGCAGCGTTCCTGCGCACCGAGGGGCGCAATAGCTGGACCGAGCAGACGATCGAGCCGAACGTCTGGTATCCGGACGTCAACGCGACCTTCCCGGCCGCCGGCACCAACTACACCTTTGACCAGAACGGCGTTTTCCTCAACGGCTCCATCAACCGGCCCGGCGGCTTCAAGCAAGGCTGGAGCAATGGCAACTACCTTAACGAACTCCCCAACTTCCAGGAGGGTGGGATCTTCACCACCCAGTCGAACCGGGGCTTCCTGACCGACTACCGGACCGATGACCACAGTCTGGAAGTGAAGTTCCAGGCCACTGACCGGCTGCGCTTCATGTTCGATGCGCAATATGTGAAAGCGCGGGCGCTGGAGATCGACCAGATCATCGACACGGCCACGTGGTCCAATGTGCAGATCGATAATTCGGGGCGCATTCCCCAGATCAACTTCAGCATCGGCCGCCTGCCCAATGGCACCACGCCGACCGCCGCAGATTACTTCTCCAATCCCAATAGCCTGTATTTCCGCGATGCCTTTACCGATCGTGATGACAATAACGGCGAGGAATGGGCGTTCCGCGCGGATGCCGAATATGATCTGAGCGACGAAGGCTTCCTGCGGCGCGTGCGGGTCGG
This DNA window, taken from Porphyrobacter sp. ULC335, encodes the following:
- a CDS encoding tryptophan halogenase family protein — translated: MKIVIIGGGTAGWSAAAAIARLLPGIADVRVIESADIGIVGVGEATLPHVRQFVQQLGIDEAAFMRATHATFKLGIDFRDFGRIGDSYIHPFGTFGRELAQVPFHHFWLESRKTGSPPDIGRFSLAVQAARAGRFQIPRDDDLSLASSYGYAYQFDASLFGPFMRDFAQAHGAQRTEGRVVEVRQDPETGDIASVTLESGESFAADLFIDCSGFRSLLLGETLEEAWEDWSHWLPCDRAIAMPTASPPGEIEPFTRATALEAGWAWRIPLQHRVGNGYVYSSAFLDDETAAESLRRTVQGPALADPRLLRFRAGRRRQSWVRNVVAIGLASGFLEPLESTSIYLSHMAIMRLIELFPVGGINPADRAEFNRMVDKEYDRIRDFLILHYHATTRSDSPFWDHVRTMTVPDSLSGKMEMWKRTGRIEKYGEGLFFEPSWIAVYLGQNIVPEGWDTRAALPEPDGLVRALDGLQQEIGALVQAMPGHRAFLQAEAQRLADAA
- a CDS encoding TonB-dependent receptor, producing MAERRSSDSSTTLGKLACGVSLAVLAFGSQAVLAQDASDGTGEDDQNASVEASSEDVIIVTGLRASLQRAQAIKQNADTVVDALTAEDLGALPDRSVNEALQRVPGVAITRFASAEDSQHFSVEGSGVTIRGLNFVKGLFNGRDTFSVSGGREISYNDIAPELVGSIEVFKNLTADMIEGGISGTTSINTRRPFDSSKQLIFLSGELNYGDLVERTAPNVTGLYSNQWDLPSGARVGFLASVTYSKLYSRADSAFIASPFERFNGTRTFNVGSPFQSTVTDTFNCGGGLTSCYAPTGGGVRTQDFDRERIGIAAALQFASADDRLQATAAFLRTEGRNSWTEQTIEPNVWYPDVNATFPAAGTNYTFDQNGVFLNGSINRPGGFKQGWSNGNYLNELPNFQEGGIFTTQSNRGFLTDYRTDDHSLEVKFQATDRLRFMFDAQYVKARALEIDQIIDTATWSNVQIDNSGRIPQINFSIGRLPNGTTPTAADYFSNPNSLYFRDAFTDRDDNNGEEWAFRADAEYDLSDEGFLRRVRVGGRYADRDQVVRNNNYNNWGAPSETWTGPNGAQTYATIDSSLYEVVGFDNFFRGASTQPPGAVFLKGNLAENYEGTQELLRTITARAVGNYQPIEDRACATVNTYFCPNEVFRNSERTMAGYVRVDFSTDKGNGSYFDGNIGVRYVDTLGVSFGALTAPLRETVLPSNFPSVTAYCSAPRGPQDPVPPICRLSATEQTNVLAFANGASEPLAARNQFGHFLPSLNVRFHANDKLQFRFAASQAISRPTFDNLRAFIGVNAGVTQAGDLVFQSNSRNPYLRPVEATQFDLTGEWYFDPVGSLTAALFYKRLSNVIDNNGQGVISATNNGQTYDVVLNGPANTDSSSSIKGFELAYQQTYDFLPGALSGLGMQASYTFIDPGQIPTSTPANGTGDGARPPGEVNALYGLLPLPQLSRHNVNLAGFYEKSGFYARLAYSWRSRFLLSTRDCCFPFLPVFAEPTGQLDGSLFYTFNENIKVGLQANNLLNEVTQTSFALFARDEDIVRAKRGAFVSDRRYSLTLRLTF